A part of Biomphalaria glabrata chromosome 3, xgBioGlab47.1, whole genome shotgun sequence genomic DNA contains:
- the LOC106056867 gene encoding basal body-orientation factor 1-like: MPKKGKKGKGKKGKKGKKGKKGQRKEKKESIAALAAANSKVWETRLDIAEQSKEEYRKNARRLLLENDTLQNQMYQTERDTIDVVTYLKQQDQEKEAQLERQQQQIRELKKDHHVETEKIVNDFSQKLNELEVKLSEKTREVELMHSELKLVKEFRRKRSQMQKDLEDIKEAMHHAGREHKATLARMEQKFFDEKMRLQQEANQKIAELAGKAHTEAIVNLDETTKSVYKENVRLTEALNYHMKEGEILKKERDKLLEENAILKEEKEVADLMIKEKVAQSIQQKDQIKQLTEKVEVLEKALSHFVKEFETEKRAIVERGETENQAAKVELVKLQRTIELKTREMNKVKKLAKNILDERTELERFFLTSLEEVKAEVAANQAQYRKDANAAYRQKMLAAHVGKKDFPKIRTFNHNENSTNSVFRDIEAAEMLYDTAGNVDISDLTWEQKERVLRYLFAKMNGNKIRRYDLLPSISPKNEPPLSITQGEPTVEQKDATGQTFLTQAHIDMVNQFQSLNQSESQAFIDMGNQFPSLNQSESQPA; encoded by the exons ATGcctaaaaaaggaaagaaaggaaAGGGTAAAAAAGGAAAGAAGGGAAAGAAAGG AAAGAAgggacaaagaaaagaaaaaaaagaatccatAGCAGCTTTAGCTGCAGCTAACTCCAAAGTATGGGAGACAAGACTTGATATAGCAGAGCAATCTAAGGAAGAATATAG aaAGAATGCTAGAAGGTTATTGCTTGAAAATGATACTTTGCAAAATCAGATGTATCAAACAGAAAGAGATACAATTGATGTGGTTACTTATCTAAAACAACAGGATCAAGAAAAAGAAGCCCAG CttgaaagacaacaacaacaaattaggGAACTAAAAAAGGATCATCATGTAGAAACAGAAAAGATTGTCAATGATTTCAGTCAAAAACTGAACGAACTGGAAGTAAAACTCTCTGAGAAAACCAGAGAAGTTGAGCTCATGCACAGTGAGTTAAAATTAGTGAAAGagtttagaagaaagagaagtcaGATGCAAAAAGATCTTGAAGAT ATTAAAGAAGCAATGCATCATGCTGGTAGGGAGCATAAAGCAACTCTTGCAAGAATGGAACAGAAGTTCTTTGATGAAAAG ATGCGACTACAGCAAGAGGCAAATCAGAAAATAGCAGAGCTTGCTGGGAAAGCTCACACTGAGGCTATAGT CAATCTTGATGAAACTACCAAATCAGTATACAAAGAGAATGTCAGACTGACTGAAGCCTTAAACTATCATATGAAGGAGGGGGAAATActcaagaaagagagagacaagcTCTTAGAAGAGAATGCCAtcttgaaagaagaaaaagaagttgCTGATTTAATGATAAAAGAGAAAGTAGCTCAGTCCATACAACAGAAAGATCAAATTAAACAG cttaCAGAAAAAGTTGAGGTATTAGAGAAAGCATTGAGTCACTTTGTAAAAGAGTTTGAGACTGAAAAAAGGGCAATTGTTGAGCGAGGTGAAACTGAAAACCAAGCGGCTAAAGTTGAATTGGTCAAACTACAGAGGACCATTGAACTTAAAACCAGAGAAATGAACAAAGTCAAAAAGCTGGCTAAGAATATTTTAGATGAGAGGACAGAACTGGAAAGATTTTTCTTGACCAGCTTAGAGGAAGTAAAAGCAGAAGTAGCTGCCAATCA AGCACAGTACAGAAAAGATGCTAATGCAGCCTATCGACAAAAAATGTTGGCAGCACATGTGGGAAAAAAAGACTTTCCAAAAATCCGGACATTTAATCACAATGAAAACAGTACAAATAGTGTATTCCGTGACATTGAAGCGGCTGAGATGTT ATATGATACTGCTGGTAATGTAGATATCAGTGATTTAACATGGGAACAAAAAGAACGAGTATTGAGATATCTGTTTGCTAAGATGAATGGAAATAAAATTCGCAGATATGATCTGTTACCTAGCATAAGTCCAAAGAATGAGCCACCTCTGAGCATAACACAAGGGGAACCTACTGT TGAGCAAAAAGATGCTACAGGTCAGACATTTTTAACTCAAGCCCACATTGATATGGTAAATCAGTTCCAGAGTCTGAATCAGTCTGAGTCGCAAGCATTTATTGATATGGGGAATCAATTCCCGAGTCTAAATCAGTCTGAGTCACAACCAGCTTGA